Part of the Halorhabdus utahensis DSM 12940 genome, GAGCGCTCCGAGCGAGCCATCGGCGTCACGATGCAGGGCGATAACGTGAGTAGCGTGACGGGGATCGATCTCACCGAGGAGGTGCCCGCGGATGACTGAGGAGGAATTGATGAGTGAGAACAAACAAGTAGACACTGAGAAGGGGGAACAGACACGGCCGGACGGCGGGACAGATGTGATGACGGGGTCCGGGGGATTTACCCAGCCGTCACTGGATGCGGACGGTGAGGTCGAACCCGTCGAAGTCCTGGTCGGGCTGGCGGAGGACGACGAGATCGACCCGTGGGACATCGACGTGGTGCGAGTGACCGACAAGTTCCTCGAACGTCTCGACGAGGCCGACCTCCGGACGTCCGGGCGGGCGCTGTTCTACGCGAGTGTCCTGTTGCGGCTGAAAAGCGACGCGCTGCTGGAAGACGACGACCCTGCCGAGGAACCTGCGGTGGACGAACTGGCCGATCCGTTCGCCGCCGGCGATCTTTCGGGGGGAGATAGCGATCCGTTCGACGCCTTAGAGGACGAGATGGACCGGCGACTCGACCGCAAACGGGCACGCGGGACGCCCGACACGCTCGAAGACCTCGTCCGCGAGCTTCGGGAGGCCGAGCGGTCCGCCGACTGGAAGGAGTCCAGGGAGTACGACACCAGCGACTCCCCGCGTGGATTCCGCCGCGGGACCCAGGAACTCGACTACCGGATGGACGACGACATGCGGGAGGACGCCGAGCCCACTGTCGAGGACGTGACCGGGACGGCCCACGGCGAGAACGTCGAGGAACTCGTCGAGTCCGTCGCCACGAAGATCGAGACGCAGTTCGACGCCGGGCGCGACGCGGTGTTGTTTGCCGAAGTCGACGGTGCCGCCGGCTCACGCATCGAGTCGTTCCTGGGCCTGCTCTTTCTGTCAAACCAGGGCCGGATCGTCCTCGAGCAGGACGAGTACTTCGGGGACCTGTGGATCCAACCCCCCGAATCGACGGCGGCCGAGTGAACTGCCAACCATTTGTGGCACTTTTCGTCAGCGGATCTGGGGGGCAGTCCCCTCACATTTTGGATGAAAAACCATTATGTTAGTGTGGCTCATACTCACAACCATGACGCCGGAGCGAATCAGCGAGCGCATCGCCGCGAGCGAGGATCGGTTCGACCGGGACCGGTACTACGCGGCGTTGCGATACGTTCACGACGACGGCCGGAAGCGGCGACCCTGACGGGGCCGCCTAGATCACGACGCCGCCCCTGAGGAGTGCGATCAGGACGGTCAGTATCGGGATGCTCAGCAGTGTCGACGTCAGGATCGCGGTGCTGGCGAACTCCGCGGGGCCGATCGGCCCGTCGCCGTGCTCGCTGAATTCGCCCAGCAGAATGATCGGCGTGACTGCGGTGGGGCCAGCTGATTCGAGGATGAATACACGCGCGACCGTCTGATCTTCGAAGCCCAGGACGAACGCGATTCCGACGGCGACGACCGGTGCGACCGTGAGTTTGAGCAGGTTCGAGAGCCCCACCTGGCCGATGGCTGCGCCGTAGTCCGTCCCCGAGAGCTGGATCCCGAGGATGAGTAGCATGACCGGGATCGAGGAGTCGCCGACGAGCCGGAGCGTCTCCATGGCCGATGAACCGGCCGCCGGGGCGAGGCCGAGCCAGCGGACGCCGAGCGCGACGACGACCACGTACACCAGCGGGATCCGGGCCGCGCGACGGACGCCGGCGAGCGCCCCGCCGCTGCCCCGCGCTGCGACGTACGTCCCGAGGGTGTACAGGAGCACGCCCTGGACCGCCGCGTAGAGCACCGCCGTGCTCTCGCCGAACTCGCCGAAGGCAAACTTCGAGAGCGGGATGCCGAAGTTCCCCGAGTTGGCGAAGGCGGCCGACAGGACGAACGCCCCCAGCAGGGGCTCGGTCCGGCCCGCGAGCCGCCCGACCCCGCCGGCGATGGCCAGCATGACCAGCGTCACGGCGAGGACGCCGACGGCGACGAGCAGGACCGTCTCGCCGTCCATCGGCGTCATCACCAGGGTATGAAAGACCAGCGCGGGCACCAGCACGTAGACCGTGATGGTGTTCAGCGGGCCGGCCTCGACGTCTTTGACCCGCCCGAGGACGAACCCGGCGGCTGCGATGGCGATGATCGGCAGGATAGCCGTCCCGAAGATGCCCAGCAGCGAACTCGGTTGGATGCCGAACACTGACGGCTGATTCGTCGGGGGTGATCACAATCCCTTCGACTTCGCTCGAAGCTGTGCGGTCGACCGCGAGCGGCGTCAGTCCTCCGCAGCGAGCCGCCAGGCGTCCTCGCCGGCATACTCGATCACGCCGCGACGTTCCATCTCCGTGAGCACCTCGGCCATGCGGTCGGGCTGGGCGATCTCCATCTCTATCGGATCGACCTCGTGATAGGAACGCAACAGCGACCGGACGTCCTCCTCGCTGAAGGTTTCGGCGTCGGCCTTCGCCATGACGCTACTGATCAGATCGGTCATGTCCTCGATGAAGTTCCAGGGGTAGACGACCCAGACCCACTCCGCCAGGCGTTCGCCGACGAAGTCCGGCTCGAACTCGCTGGTCTGGAGCAACTGCAACGTGGCGGTTCGGACGGCGTTCGGATCGCGCTCGCTCACGTATTCGTAGGCGTGTTCGAGCGACTGGCCGGTGTCGGCGATGTCGTCGACGATCAGGACGTCCTTGCCAGCGACCGAGCCTTCTGGCATCGGGTAGCGAACCTCGGGCTCCTGGCTCTTGGCCGCGGTCCCGACGTAGTGTTCGATCTTGAGGCTCGTGAGGTCGTCCAGTCCGAGAAAGTCACACAGCGTCCGACCGGCGAACCAGCCGCCACGGGCCAGCGACACGACGACGTCGGGCTCGAAGTCGTCGGCCTTGACGTCGTCGCTGACATCCCGGCACAGCCCGTAGATGTACTCCCAGTTCGTGATGGTACAGGGGAATTCCTCCGGCAGGTCGGCCATTCAGGTAGTCACCGGGCGAAGCCAGGGGACGGCCACAATTAGGGTTTTACATGCGAGTCGGCTTCAGCCACTGTAGCTTGGGACATCCGCTTAAGAGGTTCGCCGACGGATGGCTCCGTATGCGAACTCGCCGCCGTTTCCTCCAGACGTGCATTGCCCTCTCCGGGGCGTCGCTGGCCGGCTGTTCGGAGGACGACGAATCGACGACACCGACGAGCACCACGACGACAGCGGTGTCCACGACAGCCTCGACGCCGGAAACCGACACGGCGACACCGGAACCGAGCGAGTCGACAGCGACCGACGAGCCCACAGAAACGACCGAACCGACTGAGACGGAATCCATCGATCCGGAGACACTCAAAGAGACCGGACGGGCGTTCGTCAACCAACTCGCTGCCGGCGAGTACGCCGCGATCATGGACGACTACGCGTTTTCCGAACAGTTCGCCGCCCAGGTTGACGCCGAGCAGCTCGAATCGATCTGGACCACCCAGACTGCGTCCCTCGGGCAGTTCGTCGAACTCGCCGGAGCGGAGTACAGCCGATCGGACGGGTATCACGTCACCGTGGTCCTCGCGCGCTTCACCGGCGGTCGACAGGCGGTCCGGCTCGTCTTCGACGACACCGCAACGATCGTCGGGCTGTTTTTCCCGGCGTCGGGCGGCTCCTATTCCCCGCCGGAGTACGTCAACCAGTCGGCGTTCGAGGAAGTCGATCGAACGATCGCGGCCACCGAAACCTGCTCACTCCCCGCAAAGCTCACGCTCCCGACAGGCGAGGAGTCGATCCCCGGCGTCGTCCTCGTCCACGGATCAGGCCCCAACGACATGGACGAGACGCTGGGGCCGAACAAACCGTTCAAGGATCTCGCGTGGGGGCTGGCGAGCCGTGGCGTCGCCGTCCTCCGGTATGACAAGCGAACGCATGCCTGTGACGTCGATCGGGCCGCGCTCACGCTCGACGAGAAGGTCACTGACGACGCGTTGACGGCGCTTGGCGTCCTCCGTGAACACCCCCGGATCGACCCCTCCCGAACTGTCGTCGTCGGTCACTCCATCGGCGCGATGACTGCACCGCGGATCGCCGACCGCGACGGCTCGGTTGCGGGTGCAGTCATGCTGGCTGGCAACGCTCGCCCACTACTGGACGTCATTCCGGAGCAACAGGAGTACCTGTTCCGTCTGGACGGGGAACTCAGCGACGAGGAGGCGACCCAACTCCAGGCGGTCGAACAAACGGTCGAACGAATTCGGTCGCTGGACATCAGTGAGGATGAGATCCGCTTCGGCCTCGGCGGGCGTCCCTTCTGGCGGACTGTCCAGGAATACGATCAGGTGGCGACGGCCAAGGAACTCGACGTGCCCCTCGCCATTTTCCAGGGCGAGCGTGATTACCAGGTCACGGTCGAGAATGGATACAACCAGTGGCAGCAGGCCCTCGGTGACCGGGAGAACGTCACCTTCCGGTCCTACGCCGACCTGAACCATCTCTTCATGCCGGGCGAGGGCCAGCCGTCACCGGCCGAGTACTTCCAGCCGAACAACGTCTCCCGCGCAGTCGTCGAGGACGTTGCGTCGTGGGTGCGACGGGTGACGGGCGAGGACAATCAGTAGCGCCGGACTGACGTCGGTGGACATATCCCCCTGGTGGTCCCAGCACGTGGTATGTCAACCGAATCGCTCGACGTTTCGCTCGTCGACGCGTTCGCGACGGAGTCCTTCGCCGGGAATCCGGCCGGCGTCGTTCCCGACGGCGAGGACCTGACCGACGATCAGATGCAAGCTATCGCCGCGGAACTCGGCGCGAGCGAGACGGCTTTCGTCCGCTCGGCCGAGGATGCCGACCGGACGCTTCGATATTTCACGCCCGAGAACGAGGTCGATCTCTGTGGACACGCGACGATCGCCGCTCACGCTCGGCTGTTCGAGCAGGGCGACCTCGGCGCCGGCGACCACTCGATTTCGACGAACCTCGGGACGCTCTCTATCGAGATCGAAGCCGACGGCACGGTTTGGATGGCGGGCGACGACCCCGACGTTCGGTCGGTCGACATCGGCTATGACCGGCTGGCCGAGATCCTCGGATTGACCGAGACAGCGTTCGCCGGCGTCGGCATGGATCTCCCGATCGCCCGGGCGTCGACGGGGATGCCATTTCTCGTCGTCCCCGTCAACTACTTCGAGCAGTTGGGTGACATCGCGCCCAACCTGGCGGCGATCGAGCGCCTCTGTGACGAACACGACGCGACCGGGCTGTACGCGTTCACGTTCGACACCCTCGATCGAGAGTCGACAGTGCATGGCCGGCTGTTCGCGCCGGGCGTCGGCGTCGACGAAGATCCCGTTACTGGGACGGCAAGCGGTGCGGTCGCGGCGTATCTTGACCGGTTCGCCGAGATCGACGCCACCACGGTCCGGTGTGAACAGGGGGACTTCCTGGATCGTCCCGGGCGGGTGCAGGTTCGCGTCGAAGACGGCGTCTTCGTCGGCGGGCAGGCCGTGACGACACTGACCGGCGACATTTCCATTCCGGACATCGAGGACGGGGACATCATCGAAGTCTGACCCATCGGTGCGGAGCTGACACCGACAGTACTGCGACGAGCGGAACGGATAAACCGATCAAGCCCGAATATGTGCCCATGCAGCGAGCCGAGCCGCAGGATTTCGAACGCGTTCTCTCCTCGATGTGTACTGAACCACATCCAGCGGCTCGCGAGGCAGCGCAACGATTCCTCGCGACGAACCCGGGCGATCCCGGGACCTACCAGACGGTCACCGACCTCGAACGTCGGGCCGTCGAGCTGTTGGGGGAGATCACCGGTCTCGGCGACCCCACGGGCTACGTCACCAGCGGCGGGACCGAGGCCAACGTTCAGGCAGTCAGGATCGCGCGTAACCGGGCGGAGACAACTGACCCGAACGTCGTCGTGCCCGACAGCGCCCACTTCAGTTTCACGAAGGCCGCCGAAATGCTGGACGTTGAATTGCGCCGGATTCCGACGACGGACTACCGGGCCGACGTCGAGGCGATGGCCGACGCGATCGACGACGACACTGTCGCCGTCGTCGGTGTCGCGGGCACCACCGAGTACGGCCACGTCGACCCGATCCCCGCACTCGCCGACCTGGCCGACGAGGCCGGCGCGTTGATGCACGTCGACGCCGCTTTCGGTGGCTTCTTCCTGCCGTTCACGGACTTCGCGTGGCATTTCGGCCACGCCGAGATCGACACCATGACGATCGACCCACATAAAGCGGGCCAGGCAGTGGTCCCCGCCGGTGGCTTCCTCGCGCGTTCGAGTGATCTCCTCGACGAGCTGGCGATCGACACGCCGTATCTGGAGTCGCGCTCGCAAGTCACCCTGACCGGGACCAGAAGCGGCGCGGGCGTCGCCAGCGCAGTCGCTGCCATGGAGGCGCTGTGGCCCGAGGGCTATCGTCGACAGTACCACGCGTCGATGGACAACGCCGAGTGGCTCGCCGACGCACTCGCCGATCGCGGCTATACGGTCGTCGGCCCCGAACTCCCACTGCTGGCTGCCGACGTTTCGCTCTCGCTGATCGAGCAGTTACGCGACCGTGGCTGGCGAGTCACGAAGACCGGGTCCGGCGAGATGCGCGTCGTGTGTATGCCTCACGTCACGCGATCGATGCTCCGCTCGTTCGTCGCCGATCTCGACTGGTATTGATCCGGCGGGGCTCGTCCGGAACATTAAGGTTTACGACAGTTGACGCGTAAGCGTTCGCCGTGACTGCCGCCCTCCCGCTCGTCGTCACCGGTGACGTCATCGTCGGACTGCTGGCCCCGCTCTGGGATTTCCTCGCGTCCAGCGGTGGGCTGGCCGTTCTCGAGGATATGGTGCGCTCGGCGACCGGGCCGATCGGACTGGTCGTGATCGCGATCTACTCGTTTCTGATCGCCTTCGTGTTGCCACTCCCTAGCGAAATCGTCCTGGTGCCGGCCAGCCACATGCGACTCGGACTGTCGTCCAACTGGACCCTGGCTGTCATCATCCTCGTCAGCGGACTCGGCAAAGCAGCCGGGAGCGTCTTCGCGTTCCATATCGGCCAGGAAGCCAAAGAGTACGGCCCGCTCGTCAAATGGATCCAGGAGTCCCGATTCGACGTCATCGAGTGGTCCGAACGCAAGACGGTCCAGCTCGCCAGGGAGTTCGGCTATGTCGGCCTCGCCCTCGCGCTGTCGGTACCCGGATTTCCGGACACGATCTCGATTTACGCGTTTACCATCCTCGAACGTGACTACGGACGGTTCGCGCTGGCGACGTTCGCCGGGAGTGTGGGTCGACTGGTCGTGACTGTTGGGTTCTTCGGCGGCGCGTTCTACTTGTTCTGAGATGGATTGGCCATGGCGGATACGGTCGCTCTTCGAGAGTCGAGAATCGGAACGGCCTTCGGCATCTCGACCATCATCTCTCAGTTCCAGGAGGGCGTCTTCCGGCCTCCACTCACCAATCTCACGAAGCGCGCCAAACCGCTACGACAGGGCTCCTGTCCTGGTATTATCGCAAAGAACCCACTGGCGTTCGGGCATTGCTCACGACAGTTTGCTGGTGTCTGATCGTGAGGACCATCCGTCCTGAAGCGGCGGGTCGCGTGGGATCTGGTATCGTCTCCGGCTCCATATGACGAGTGACGGGTAAAACAACGCGATACGCTCCACTCCCGTTGCTCGCATCGTACGGCAACACGCTGTCGCCACTGCTATCCATGACTCTGGGAGGCACTTCGGTCTCGACAGGAAATCGGCTGTCGCCAAGACCGGTTCAGAGATCGTGGGCTAGTTTCCCCATTCACACGCCAAAACTACGTCCCCAACAGTCAGTCGTCTTGTGATGGTTTCGTCTCGGGTTCGATGTACACTTTCCGGATATCCGGATACGCGTCGATAATGGCGTTTTCCATGTCCGTGATGTGCGTATCGATCTCGCTGGTGTCGAGGCCGGAACCGAAGGCCACGTCACTGGAGACAAGCACGTTTTCGGGGCCGAAGTAGACGGTCCGAAAATCGACGATTTCGGCGACGCCGTCCCACTCTCGGATGATCTTCCGGAGGCGTTTCTCTTCGGACTCCGGGAGGCTCTCGCCCAACAACAGGCGTTTGTTCTCCCAGGCCAGGGCGATGGCAAAGCCCATGAGCATGAGGCCGATGAGCAGGGCAGCGGTCGCGTCGAACAGCGGATTCCCTGTGAAATCTGTGAGGAACACACCACCGAGGGCTAACACCAACCCGATCAGCGCGATCGTGTCCTCGGTGAACGCCGTGAGCGTCGTCACGTTCGACGTTTTCCGGAACGCCTCGAGGAACCCGTTCCATCCGTATTCGTCGATGTCGGATTGCATACCTGCATATGCCTTGCTAAAGGCCCATCCCTCGAAGAGGATTCCACCGACGAGGACGGTGTAGTTCACCCATATCGCGGGGACCGTCATTCCGAACTGTGTCACGGTGCCGGACAGCGCAGCCGCCTCGTGGTGCATAATCGCGTTGAACCCGTGTTTGGCGCTCTCCCACCCCGCGATGCCGAACAGGAGCACCGACACGAGGAAACTATAGAAGAACTGGGCTTTCCCGTAGCCGAATGGATGCGCCCGGGATGCCGACTTTTTGCCGTACCGGATGCCAACGAGCAGGAACACCTGGTTGCCCGTGTCGGAAATGCTGTGATACGTCTCCGAGAGCATTGCTGGGCTTTGCGTGAGCAGAAAGCCGATGAACTTCAGGATAGCGATTGCCCCGTT contains:
- a CDS encoding segregation and condensation protein A; this encodes MTEEELMSENKQVDTEKGEQTRPDGGTDVMTGSGGFTQPSLDADGEVEPVEVLVGLAEDDEIDPWDIDVVRVTDKFLERLDEADLRTSGRALFYASVLLRLKSDALLEDDDPAEEPAVDELADPFAAGDLSGGDSDPFDALEDEMDRRLDRKRARGTPDTLEDLVRELREAERSADWKESREYDTSDSPRGFRRGTQELDYRMDDDMREDAEPTVEDVTGTAHGENVEELVESVATKIETQFDAGRDAVLFAEVDGAAGSRIESFLGLLFLSNQGRIVLEQDEYFGDLWIQPPESTAAE
- a CDS encoding AEC family transporter; translation: MFGIQPSSLLGIFGTAILPIIAIAAAGFVLGRVKDVEAGPLNTITVYVLVPALVFHTLVMTPMDGETVLLVAVGVLAVTLVMLAIAGGVGRLAGRTEPLLGAFVLSAAFANSGNFGIPLSKFAFGEFGESTAVLYAAVQGVLLYTLGTYVAARGSGGALAGVRRAARIPLVYVVVVALGVRWLGLAPAAGSSAMETLRLVGDSSIPVMLLILGIQLSGTDYGAAIGQVGLSNLLKLTVAPVVAVGIAFVLGFEDQTVARVFILESAGPTAVTPIILLGEFSEHGDGPIGPAEFASTAILTSTLLSIPILTVLIALLRGGVVI
- a CDS encoding phosphoribosyltransferase; translation: MADLPEEFPCTITNWEYIYGLCRDVSDDVKADDFEPDVVVSLARGGWFAGRTLCDFLGLDDLTSLKIEHYVGTAAKSQEPEVRYPMPEGSVAGKDVLIVDDIADTGQSLEHAYEYVSERDPNAVRTATLQLLQTSEFEPDFVGERLAEWVWVVYPWNFIEDMTDLISSVMAKADAETFSEEDVRSLLRSYHEVDPIEMEIAQPDRMAEVLTEMERRGVIEYAGEDAWRLAAED
- a CDS encoding alpha/beta fold hydrolase, producing MRTRRRFLQTCIALSGASLAGCSEDDESTTPTSTTTTAVSTTASTPETDTATPEPSESTATDEPTETTEPTETESIDPETLKETGRAFVNQLAAGEYAAIMDDYAFSEQFAAQVDAEQLESIWTTQTASLGQFVELAGAEYSRSDGYHVTVVLARFTGGRQAVRLVFDDTATIVGLFFPASGGSYSPPEYVNQSAFEEVDRTIAATETCSLPAKLTLPTGEESIPGVVLVHGSGPNDMDETLGPNKPFKDLAWGLASRGVAVLRYDKRTHACDVDRAALTLDEKVTDDALTALGVLREHPRIDPSRTVVVGHSIGAMTAPRIADRDGSVAGAVMLAGNARPLLDVIPEQQEYLFRLDGELSDEEATQLQAVEQTVERIRSLDISEDEIRFGLGGRPFWRTVQEYDQVATAKELDVPLAIFQGERDYQVTVENGYNQWQQALGDRENVTFRSYADLNHLFMPGEGQPSPAEYFQPNNVSRAVVEDVASWVRRVTGEDNQ
- a CDS encoding PhzF family phenazine biosynthesis protein, whose protein sequence is MSTESLDVSLVDAFATESFAGNPAGVVPDGEDLTDDQMQAIAAELGASETAFVRSAEDADRTLRYFTPENEVDLCGHATIAAHARLFEQGDLGAGDHSISTNLGTLSIEIEADGTVWMAGDDPDVRSVDIGYDRLAEILGLTETAFAGVGMDLPIARASTGMPFLVVPVNYFEQLGDIAPNLAAIERLCDEHDATGLYAFTFDTLDRESTVHGRLFAPGVGVDEDPVTGTASGAVAAYLDRFAEIDATTVRCEQGDFLDRPGRVQVRVEDGVFVGGQAVTTLTGDISIPDIEDGDIIEV
- the mfnA gene encoding tyrosine decarboxylase MfnA; its protein translation is MQRAEPQDFERVLSSMCTEPHPAAREAAQRFLATNPGDPGTYQTVTDLERRAVELLGEITGLGDPTGYVTSGGTEANVQAVRIARNRAETTDPNVVVPDSAHFSFTKAAEMLDVELRRIPTTDYRADVEAMADAIDDDTVAVVGVAGTTEYGHVDPIPALADLADEAGALMHVDAAFGGFFLPFTDFAWHFGHAEIDTMTIDPHKAGQAVVPAGGFLARSSDLLDELAIDTPYLESRSQVTLTGTRSGAGVASAVAAMEALWPEGYRRQYHASMDNAEWLADALADRGYTVVGPELPLLAADVSLSLIEQLRDRGWRVTKTGSGEMRVVCMPHVTRSMLRSFVADLDWY
- a CDS encoding YqaA family protein → MVGLLAPLWDFLASSGGLAVLEDMVRSATGPIGLVVIAIYSFLIAFVLPLPSEIVLVPASHMRLGLSSNWTLAVIILVSGLGKAAGSVFAFHIGQEAKEYGPLVKWIQESRFDVIEWSERKTVQLAREFGYVGLALALSVPGFPDTISIYAFTILERDYGRFALATFAGSVGRLVVTVGFFGGAFYLF
- a CDS encoding cation diffusion facilitator family transporter, with protein sequence MANSRSVVLAALFANGAIAILKFIGFLLTQSPAMLSETYHSISDTGNQVFLLVGIRYGKKSASRAHPFGYGKAQFFYSFLVSVLLFGIAGWESAKHGFNAIMHHEAAALSGTVTQFGMTVPAIWVNYTVLVGGILFEGWAFSKAYAGMQSDIDEYGWNGFLEAFRKTSNVTTLTAFTEDTIALIGLVLALGGVFLTDFTGNPLFDATAALLIGLMLMGFAIALAWENKRLLLGESLPESEEKRLRKIIREWDGVAEIVDFRTVYFGPENVLVSSDVAFGSGLDTSEIDTHITDMENAIIDAYPDIRKVYIEPETKPSQDD